The segment AGTTATTGTAAGATGGTTTCTTTATCTTGTGTTTGAATGTTGTGTGAATTTGTAATAGATTTCCACATGTATTTATATACACAACACACACGTCGACGTTGGATTTTTTGAGAAACAGTTACTAAACCTTTTCTGATCCGATCATTACGCAACGGATCAAAGACTAAAATCTTGGTTATTTAGTTAAATCCAAAACTAATCCAAAAATAGACGAAAGATTGTTATTACATCACGACAACAAAAATTACATGATATGTTTTCTTGTGGTCGTCAACCATGTTCTCCAATCTCATCTAACAATTCAAAAATATcctcatttttattatatttaaatatgtatgaTATTTTGGCCCATTCCAAAAATATTATGGTGGAAGCTGAATGAGGCAGACTACCCGGTGCAAAGGATAGCTTGAGATGATGAAGATCATGAAGCAAAGCAAAGCTCACCAACGTTGTTTTTATGAGAAAATAAATCCAATCTCTAACCTAACAACTATCCATATTCGCGCACTAAACCAATGAACAATGAGAATTTTCAGGCTCAGGAATTTATTTAGACTGGTATAATGCCAATGTCCATAGAAAATACACCGAGACCGCCCCAAACCTCAAGCTCAATTTACTTAAGGTTAATCAATACAAGAGAGTGGCGAAACAGAAGAAAGTCTATGACCAAGAAGTAATTCAATTGTTACAGTGGATGTTGATGAAGCTTGATGACAGAGAAGATTCAAGAATAACTCCTTGATCCTTTTCTATGTATGCATATAAATAAGCAAAATAAAAAGTACTCCAATTTAGACAACCCAAGTAACCAACCAAAGAGGGCGTGAAGCTTAACTGAATAATCTAAATTCGGCAGAAAGGTTTTAAGATCATTCTTGATCAGAATCCTTCTAGTCTCGACATCAATGATTATGCACCTCCAAGCTCCAGCCACACATACTGCCTGCCACCAAGACAAAGCTCCTCCGTCTCTCCCATATATTGGTTCACGACCAAGGTTGTAGGTTGGTAGTGATAGGATTCTTAGGGAACCGAGGCGAAGGACAACTTGGATCAGGTTTGTGACTTTTGAGAAGCAATGATTCACAAATGAAACGTTAAGTCGACACACTGTTTAGATTAGTAATTGATGATGTCATACTTTTAAATGAATTGAAAACTTGACCATTGGATTGTGTAAGGAAGCCATTTCTACCATTcgatttaacttttattttcctATGAAAAAATGTTGACTTCATCAGAGACAAAAAGTGGGTTtgctattatatatagatagattttCTCATTACATATGAATattaagtttttctttttgaacacAACATATGAATATTAAGTAACCAAAAATAAGTTCAAACAGATTAAACCTATCTAACAATGAATAAAGACGTAAATGTAATATATAGTAGTAGATCAGAAGAAGGTTGTTGCCAATGCCACGATAGTCGATGCGAAGCTTAGTCCGGCGAAGTTGATGGCCGGAGCAGAGCTTGTCGGTGTGGACGACGTCGAATTCGTAGTAGGACCTTGGTCAACACAGAATTTAAAAGCTAATTAGGAACAAAAAAACAGTAACAAGAAATCAATTAAACGGCGTCGTAATAAGTTACTCACCATCCGCGGGGCTGGCTTTGCATAGTGAGATGTCAGGCTCGGCGTCACAAGCTTTAGGGATATCAAGAGCGTTGTCTCTAGTGAGGTTAAGCGATTTGAGCATATCCACGTTGTTGAACACGGAGCAAAGACACGGAGCATCGTTGGCGACCATCTCCTTCATCGACAGGCAACACGATGCAGGCAGTGGTGGAATCACCGAGTGGAGATACGGCTGACACGACTTAAGTTTCTGTATACACGGCAGTGCCCGAGCATCTCCTCCTCCGCTGCCTCCACCGCTAGGAGGTGCAACTGCGGCGTTAGATGATGAGACAGAGACAAGTACAAAAAAGACAGCGACGGTGAATCTAACAATCttcattttcaaaaacaaagagCTTTGAAACAATGTATGTAGTTCTTGTAAGACGGTGGTGTCTTTATCTTGTGTTTGAATGTTTTGTGAATTTGTAATACATTTCAGCATGTATTTATATACGTAACACACACGTTGACGTTGGTTATAATTTTGAATCTATTCTACTTCTTGCTGGTTTTTCGAGAAACAGCAAATCTTCCGATCATTACGCAACGGTTCCATAAGACTAAAGGTCTGGattaattagttaattaaatCAAACTAATCCAAAATAGACTTGTCAGTTGCAAGAGTTTGGGTAATCATTTGATATAGAAAGTCAAGTGATCCGTAaccttaaatttataaatagaagaaaaaCTGTTATTACATCACAACAACAGAAATTAcataatatgaatatatatgttGTCTTGTGGTTGTCAACCATGTTCCCAAATCTCACCTTGGCAAATACAATTTTAGCTTCTGCTAGATAGTTAAAAAAAGACTTAACGGCTGGGGCTTTGTCATTTCTTTTGGAGACAGAATAATATCCATTTAGTCTTCGTTCTTAAACAAATAATTAGAATCTAATCCgctattttatttcattttgatTAAAGATTTTGAACTTATATGAAAATTTGTTGTAAGTGTTTAGAGTTTGATCAAATATGGAGTTCACTTTTAGATAAATTTGTGGCATATATTTCATTTAGTTatttatgcttttttttttttgggtctagAGATCAAAATTGTTTATgctagtttttatttaaagcaTTTATGACAAAGTAATTTTTATgtgtttatgttttaataagtCATATTTTACAGTTTATGGtggaaaaacaaatttaaaaaaattgtaaaataatatattagttattcaaatttttttttttgaaaatagtaAGTTTCAAATTCGTCGGGGCAACCTAAGATATTAATTGAAATAAAATTCAATCtctttattaataaatatattaacacaCCTTGACGAAAATATTAGTTGCTAGTGATCTTAGAACACCCtcgttaaaaaatattttatgagaagtttttaaaatattatgaaatataaTATACTATACAAGTTATTATGTTGGTATTTCAAAATTATGAGAAAGAAATACTTGTTGTTCATGATCATGAACAAACATCTTGTTCCATgttattctcttcttttttcctTTATGTCTTCGATTTTTCACTCGCTTACTAGTATATTTACAGAAACTACAAACAAAAAGTTGATGTTTCTAAAATACTTTTCTAGATTTtcatcttatatttttttttttcatttaactaAAATCAGATCTATATTTTTTCACATGTAGTTATATACTATATCACAACATCTAAATGTtaaatacaaagttttattttcttaactttttctcttatttgtgctcaaatttta is part of the Brassica rapa cultivar Chiifu-401-42 chromosome A09, CAAS_Brap_v3.01, whole genome shotgun sequence genome and harbors:
- the LOC103842708 gene encoding protein YLS3-like — protein: MLKCITNSQNIQTQDKDTTVLQELHTLFQSSLFLKMKIVRFTVAVFFVLVSVSSSNAAVAPPSGGGSGGGDARALPCIQKLKSCQPYLHSVIPPLPASCCLSMKEMVANDAPCLCSVFNNVDMLKSLNLTRDNALDIPKACDAEPDISLCKASPADGE